The following are from one region of the Etheostoma spectabile isolate EspeVRDwgs_2016 chromosome 17, UIUC_Espe_1.0, whole genome shotgun sequence genome:
- the nsmce4a gene encoding non-structural maintenance of chromosomes element 4 homolog A, translating into MKRTRGGGDEEAPRQNGSAGRRKGNQPQADGDDGDCGIGPPDLRDEDNDPGLRREIRSKYRDLINSVTQNREDMLSPSNNKLTEVLQEAVKLFKDVRQPREAALDAHLLVVATDLGNEKASQLFTEGTTFDPTAFSEHLLSFMGLNRLEDDEDEQQNGSAVDGYLPQDAWHRVARRAEGCFRTAPSFHYMMGSFHAEPPPPKQRIERQRKAPSKEAKRIMPTQLKKMEDSHQEATEKEVERILGYLKSYYQDDPTSPISYYEFVIDPKSFSRTVENIFHMSFLIRDGLARMYLDNDKLPCIAPVEEGEVDAGGSYSRKQCIVSISPKIWKELIDAFDIRDTMIQPPNTQNE; encoded by the exons ATGAAGAGGACCAGAGGCGGTGGTGATGAGGAAGCTCCCCGGCAGAATGGTTCTGCTGGCCGAAGGAAAGGAAACCAACCGCAGGCGGACGGGGACGACGGAGACTGTGGCATCGGCCCACCTGACCTGCGAGACGAGGACAATGACCCGGGACTCAGGAGAGAAATACGGAGCAAGTACAGGGACCTCATCAATTCAGTGACGC agAATAGGGAAGATATGCTGAGCCCCTCCAACAACAAGCTCACAGAAGTTTTACAAGAGGCAGTCAAACTTTTTAAAGATG TCCGGCAGCCGAGAGAAGCCGCTCTGGATGCCCACCTCCTGGTTGTGGCCACAGACCTGGGAAATGAGAAAGCCAGCCAGCTGTTCACTGAGGGCACTACTTTCGATCCCACTGCTTTTTCTGAGCATCTT CTGTCCTTCATGGGTCTCAACCGACTAGAAGACGATGAGGACGAGCAGCAGAACGGCAGCGCAGTCGATGGCTACCTGCCCCAGGATGCTTGGCACCGAGTGGCCAGGAGAGCAGAGGGCTGTTTCAGGACGGCCCCCTCCTTCCATTACAT GATGGGTTCATTCCACGCAGAGCCGCCGCCTCCAAAGCAAAGGATAGAACGGCAACGGAAGGCACCTAGCAAGGAAGCCAAAAGGATCATGCCCACTCAG CTGAAGAAAATGGAAGACTCCCACCAAGAGGCGACAGAGAAAGAGGTGGAAAGGATCCTGGGATACCTGAAGAGTTATTACCAGGATGATC CGACATCCCCGATCTCGTACTACGAGTTTGTCATCGACCCCAAGTCATTTTCCCGGACAGTAGAGAACATTTTCCACATGTCCTTTCTCATCAGG gaCGGGTTGGCACGGATGTATTTGGATAATGACAAATTGCCTTGCATAG cGCCTGTAGAGGAGGGAGAGGTGGATGCTGGAGGATCCTACAGCCGTAAACAGTGCATCGTCTCTATCAGCCCTAAGATATGGAAG gAGCTCATTGATGCCTTCGATATCAGAGACACAATGATTCAGCCTCCAAACACGCAGAATGAGTGA